One window from the genome of Pedobacter schmidteae encodes:
- a CDS encoding RagB/SusD family nutrient uptake outer membrane protein gives MKKISYILPLLIIVSLTMVSCKKFLEKEPIGSTGKNTLFETVDGAKMAINGSYNSILFYYKNEFGMYADVTSDNLIRGNSTSVMLPQFNFQSSSGDDAFAVGHIWLNIFEALNGANNILAAIPSLSSKFADQTATLDGIKGEALVMRALCHFDLSRAYAQPYNFTADASHLGVPVLLKTPSPGEPVARKTMKQTYDQIIQDLNDALPLLQKSADHTTQVKITYQAALALLSRVYLYKGDWTQCVNYANMVINDNAYKLATQTQYKSIFLNTPKADASPKIESIFVLTNSGLSAGISSIFGTFSDAATAGYAASAKLKSSFDTDNDDIRLTEMFTIPSTGQNTGASLTKKYADGVVSSVNPPMIQVIRLSELYLNRAEAKWNLKQYTEAAADLTIIAQRAHKSPVTITYNSDAALLYRQIAEERNRELCFEGHRFFDLARRKENMVRGNDCNSTTCLLTYPNDKFVLPIPAKETDANKALIPNPGFN, from the coding sequence ATGAAAAAAATTAGCTATATCCTACCCCTGTTGATCATTGTATCCTTGACAATGGTTTCCTGTAAGAAATTCCTGGAAAAAGAACCGATTGGCAGTACGGGAAAAAACACGTTATTTGAAACCGTAGATGGTGCAAAAATGGCCATTAATGGTTCCTATAATTCTATATTATTTTATTATAAAAATGAATTTGGCATGTATGCCGATGTCACATCAGACAACCTGATCCGTGGAAACAGTACTTCGGTTATGTTGCCACAATTCAATTTCCAGAGTTCTAGTGGTGATGACGCTTTTGCCGTTGGGCACATCTGGTTAAATATTTTTGAAGCCTTAAATGGTGCAAATAATATTCTGGCTGCAATACCATCCCTGTCCTCAAAATTTGCTGATCAGACAGCAACCCTTGATGGCATAAAAGGAGAAGCTTTAGTGATGCGTGCCTTATGTCATTTCGACTTGAGCAGGGCCTATGCACAACCTTATAATTTCACAGCCGACGCTTCTCATTTAGGTGTACCCGTATTGCTGAAAACGCCTAGCCCTGGTGAACCAGTTGCCAGGAAAACCATGAAGCAGACTTATGATCAGATTATCCAGGACCTGAATGATGCCTTGCCTTTATTACAAAAATCGGCCGACCACACCACTCAGGTAAAAATTACCTATCAGGCTGCCCTGGCTTTGTTATCAAGGGTATACCTATACAAAGGCGACTGGACACAGTGTGTAAATTACGCGAATATGGTAATCAACGACAATGCCTATAAACTGGCTACGCAGACACAATACAAATCCATATTTCTGAATACACCAAAAGCGGATGCCAGTCCTAAAATTGAAAGTATTTTTGTATTGACCAATTCCGGGCTTAGTGCTGGTATCTCCAGTATATTCGGTACATTTTCTGATGCTGCTACCGCAGGATATGCGGCTTCTGCAAAATTAAAATCGTCATTTGACACAGATAATGACGACATCAGGTTAACAGAAATGTTTACTATTCCTTCGACCGGACAAAATACCGGGGCTTCATTAACAAAAAAGTATGCGGATGGTGTAGTCAGTTCAGTTAACCCGCCAATGATCCAAGTCATCAGATTATCAGAGCTCTATTTAAACCGCGCCGAAGCGAAATGGAATTTAAAACAATATACGGAGGCAGCAGCCGACCTGACCATCATTGCACAACGGGCACATAAATCTCCTGTTACCATTACCTACAATTCAGATGCAGCATTACTTTACAGGCAGATTGCTGAGGAAAGAAACCGCGAGCTTTGCTTTGAAGGCCATCGTTTCTTTGATCTGGCACGTCGTAAGGAAAACATGGTAAGAGGAAACGACTGTAATTCCACAACCTGCCTGCTTACTTACCCTAATGACAAATTTGTACTGCCTATTCCCGCCAAAGAAACAGATGCAAATAAAGCGCTTATCCCGAACCCAGGTTTCAATTAA
- a CDS encoding pitrilysin family protein, with amino-acid sequence MKKYIILMVLLLAGPGLFSLDAYSQQLRQDPNLVTGKLKNGFTYYIYKSNKTPGNSALRLFLNAGSLQETHEQQGLAHFIEHMAFNGTKHYSKNDVIEFLESKGVKFGADLNAHTSFDETVYKISINTEDERNLEKSIDIMADWAFGVTFDSKEIDKERGVVIEEWRSKQGAANRLREQYLPVLFNKSRYAERLPIGKVDILKNFKRQTIVDFYEKWYRPDLMSIAIVTDIDPKKVENYIKNEFNQYKAKSKAQRLYYELPQHRDTLFSILTDKEANAIELSVFNKIKSFSGIKTEQDYLQQLTKAFFNGLAKSRFSRISQLQNDFKEGSFSVSNIVLKNGIVSGGAALYHDKINEGIEQYLTEAQRIFRYGFTSEEVKKYKDEYIAAIKRSIAAEDKTQPETYLNEIHDVFYNGSTMLSKAERNRLALKYADRIDSLSLIGFLKSVNKPGNTVVLLTAPEKDKAGLPNQAILKTMFAKAATAPLAPWKDQVTIPEKLLAREPVSGKVIQEEKIAAVGVTKWTLSNGTIVYLKPTTERKNYVSISGFRKGGIYALDSSQYVTAQFVKPVTGLSGAGEFSRRALTQFLTGNSASATMVLSGSREGVVTSADWKDAKTMFQLMYLKWMYPNADPITFEQAKRQTIEQMENNKLSPNYAYNKAIGELLKGDDDYASEVSAERLHKEAHLTDIIPVFKSRFGSAKDFQFVVVGGFEADSIKPLIEQYIGGLPGGDYKNQFEYNGPVGGQAAKDILMYAGAAPKSTVNIFHQSNKVNYDYPEILIQTLLQEVLKVKLRLNLREENSGVYGVSVSVSSTSVPAPLIRARISFSCAPESAEFLIRQAQIEVKKIADNPAYFTSDLANIKVQQIDGYKKQVDKNLFWSSSLRNQFYFGFKDYSYFNDFENMINKISPAIIADYAKKYMINTPGIKAVLMPENFKTLN; translated from the coding sequence ATGAAGAAATACATAATTTTGATGGTGTTATTGCTGGCAGGACCCGGGCTTTTTAGTCTTGATGCTTATAGCCAGCAATTGCGTCAGGATCCAAACCTGGTTACGGGCAAGCTTAAAAATGGTTTTACCTATTACATTTATAAAAGCAACAAAACACCGGGGAATTCGGCATTGAGGTTGTTTTTAAATGCCGGCTCATTACAAGAGACCCATGAACAGCAAGGACTGGCTCATTTTATTGAACACATGGCTTTTAACGGGACTAAACATTATTCAAAAAATGATGTAATTGAATTCCTGGAATCCAAAGGTGTAAAATTTGGGGCCGACCTAAATGCGCACACCAGCTTTGACGAGACCGTATATAAAATCAGCATCAATACAGAGGATGAAAGGAATCTGGAAAAATCTATCGACATCATGGCCGACTGGGCCTTTGGGGTTACTTTCGACAGTAAAGAAATTGACAAGGAACGTGGTGTAGTGATTGAAGAGTGGCGTAGCAAACAAGGTGCTGCAAACCGTCTACGGGAGCAGTATTTGCCGGTATTGTTCAATAAATCGAGATACGCAGAGCGGCTGCCGATTGGTAAAGTAGATATCCTGAAAAACTTTAAACGCCAGACCATTGTAGATTTTTATGAGAAATGGTACCGGCCCGATCTGATGTCTATTGCTATTGTAACCGATATTGATCCTAAAAAGGTAGAAAACTATATTAAAAACGAGTTTAACCAGTACAAAGCAAAAAGTAAAGCACAAAGGCTTTATTATGAGCTGCCTCAACATCGCGACACCTTGTTCTCTATCTTAACAGATAAAGAGGCCAATGCCATAGAACTTAGCGTTTTCAATAAGATCAAATCATTTAGCGGGATTAAAACTGAACAGGATTACCTGCAACAGCTGACCAAAGCATTTTTTAATGGACTTGCCAAAAGTCGGTTCAGCAGAATTTCGCAACTGCAAAACGATTTTAAAGAAGGCAGCTTTTCAGTTAGTAACATCGTTTTAAAAAATGGGATTGTTTCTGGCGGCGCAGCCTTGTATCACGATAAGATTAACGAAGGGATTGAACAATACTTAACCGAAGCACAACGGATATTCAGATATGGTTTTACCTCCGAAGAGGTAAAAAAATACAAAGACGAGTATATTGCCGCTATTAAACGATCCATTGCAGCTGAGGATAAAACACAGCCAGAAACTTATTTAAATGAGATTCATGATGTGTTTTACAATGGAAGTACGATGCTATCTAAAGCTGAAAGAAACAGATTGGCTCTAAAATACGCAGATCGGATAGACTCCCTTAGTTTGATTGGCTTCTTAAAATCGGTAAATAAGCCGGGCAATACCGTAGTGTTACTCACAGCGCCCGAAAAGGACAAAGCTGGCTTACCCAATCAGGCAATATTAAAAACAATGTTTGCTAAAGCAGCTACAGCTCCCCTTGCTCCATGGAAAGATCAGGTTACCATCCCCGAAAAATTATTGGCACGGGAACCGGTTTCCGGAAAAGTAATTCAGGAAGAAAAAATTGCGGCTGTTGGCGTAACCAAATGGACGCTATCTAACGGCACCATCGTTTACCTGAAACCTACAACCGAACGCAAAAACTACGTCTCCATTTCCGGATTCAGAAAGGGTGGTATTTACGCTCTGGATTCATCACAATATGTAACCGCGCAGTTTGTAAAACCGGTAACAGGCCTGAGTGGTGCCGGTGAGTTCAGTCGCAGGGCATTAACCCAGTTCCTTACCGGAAATTCCGCTTCGGCAACAATGGTACTTTCGGGAAGCAGAGAAGGTGTAGTAACCAGTGCCGACTGGAAAGATGCCAAAACAATGTTCCAGCTGATGTACCTGAAATGGATGTATCCAAATGCCGATCCCATCACTTTTGAACAGGCAAAACGTCAGACCATCGAGCAGATGGAAAACAACAAGCTTTCGCCCAATTATGCCTATAACAAAGCCATTGGCGAATTATTGAAAGGCGACGATGATTATGCATCTGAGGTATCGGCCGAGCGATTGCACAAAGAGGCCCATTTAACCGACATTATACCGGTATTCAAAAGCCGCTTTGGTTCGGCCAAAGACTTCCAGTTTGTAGTAGTAGGCGGATTTGAGGCAGATAGCATTAAACCGTTGATTGAACAATACATAGGCGGCTTACCGGGTGGTGACTATAAAAACCAGTTTGAATACAACGGTCCTGTTGGTGGTCAGGCAGCAAAAGATATACTGATGTACGCTGGTGCCGCACCTAAAAGCACAGTCAATATTTTTCATCAAAGCAATAAGGTGAATTATGATTATCCTGAAATCCTGATACAAACCCTGTTGCAAGAAGTTTTAAAAGTAAAATTGCGACTAAACCTACGCGAGGAAAACTCTGGTGTGTATGGTGTGAGTGTTTCCGTTTCATCTACCAGTGTTCCGGCACCACTAATCCGTGCCAGAATATCCTTTAGCTGCGCCCCTGAGTCGGCAGAGTTCCTGATCAGGCAGGCACAGATTGAAGTTAAAAAAATAGCCGACAATCCTGCTTATTTTACCAGCGACCTGGCCAATATCAAAGTACAGCAAATTGACGGTTACAAGAAGCAGGTCGACAAAAACCTGTTCTGGAGTTCCTCCCTGCGTAACCAGTTTTATTTTGGTTTTAAGGACTACAGCTATTTCAATGATTTCGAAAATATGATCAATAAAATTAGTCCGGCAATAATTGCTGACTATGCCAAAAAGTACATGATAAATACTCCTGGTATAAAAGCGGTATTGATGCCCGAGAATTTTAAGACACTAAACTAA
- a CDS encoding calcineurin-like phosphoesterase family protein — MKQLCFLLFILASFSSKAQTIASGYVFNDVNGNGKKDKTEKGIPNIPVTNGQEVVQTNSKGFYSLPVGNDNIIGVIKPSGYQIPVNQHNLPQYFYIHKPQGSPALKYKGVAPTGPLPKSIDFALKPSTEKDNYTALIFGDPQVYNQEQVDYFIKDVISEVEGIKNISFGISMGDEVGDKLDLFPTYTEAVKRVGIPWYNMMGNHDLNADAPTDSLSDESFEAHFGPATYAFNYGKVHFIVLDDVLFPDPRDGRGYYGGLRDDQLKFVENDLKHVPKDYLIVMTMHIPISEPEFLFSSATRKRLFDLLKDFPYTLSISAHTHMQRQDFYVKGTEWLQDKPHHHFNIGTASGDFYSGLSDKNGTPISTMRDGTPKGYGFIHFKGNQYVIDYKVAGEEASTQMRIVAPEKLKKDSDTAAYVYVNFYTGAKKDNLQYRIDSGDWMPLEHSFEFDPFYLTEVATWKNITDKTKKARRPSNPAKSTHLWKGPISTKLSVGEHSIEVKATDMFNRSFTQKSKYTIE; from the coding sequence ATGAAGCAACTCTGTTTCTTGTTATTCATCCTTGCCAGTTTCTCATCAAAAGCCCAAACCATAGCCTCTGGCTATGTATTTAATGATGTAAATGGCAATGGCAAAAAAGATAAAACCGAAAAAGGTATCCCAAATATTCCGGTAACCAACGGACAGGAAGTTGTACAAACCAATAGCAAAGGCTTTTACAGCTTACCTGTTGGCAACGACAACATCATCGGTGTGATTAAACCCAGTGGTTACCAGATACCGGTTAACCAACACAACCTACCCCAATATTTTTACATCCACAAACCGCAAGGTTCACCTGCACTTAAATACAAAGGCGTAGCCCCAACCGGCCCCCTACCCAAATCAATTGATTTCGCTTTAAAGCCATCAACTGAAAAAGACAATTATACCGCTTTGATCTTTGGCGATCCTCAGGTATACAACCAGGAGCAGGTGGATTATTTCATAAAAGACGTCATCAGCGAAGTAGAGGGTATTAAAAACATATCCTTTGGCATCAGCATGGGCGATGAAGTAGGTGACAAACTTGATCTGTTCCCTACTTATACCGAGGCGGTAAAACGTGTCGGCATTCCCTGGTATAACATGATGGGCAATCACGACTTAAATGCAGACGCACCCACAGATTCTCTATCTGACGAGTCCTTTGAAGCTCATTTTGGCCCGGCCACTTATGCTTTCAATTATGGGAAAGTCCATTTCATTGTACTGGACGATGTTTTATTCCCTGATCCACGCGACGGGCGTGGTTACTATGGTGGTTTAAGGGATGACCAGTTAAAATTTGTAGAGAATGACCTGAAACATGTGCCCAAAGATTACCTGATTGTGATGACCATGCACATTCCTATCAGCGAGCCCGAATTTCTCTTTAGTTCTGCTACCCGCAAAAGACTATTCGACCTACTGAAAGATTTTCCATACACACTTTCCATTTCTGCTCATACCCATATGCAACGGCAGGACTTTTATGTAAAAGGAACAGAATGGCTGCAGGACAAGCCTCATCACCATTTCAATATCGGAACGGCTTCCGGTGATTTTTATTCCGGATTGAGCGACAAAAACGGAACACCCATCTCTACCATGCGTGACGGGACACCTAAAGGCTATGGATTTATCCATTTTAAAGGGAATCAATATGTTATAGATTACAAAGTTGCCGGTGAAGAGGCGAGCACTCAAATGCGAATTGTTGCACCAGAAAAATTAAAAAAGGATAGTGACACCGCAGCCTATGTTTATGTAAATTTTTACACAGGCGCAAAAAAAGACAACCTGCAATACCGAATAGACAGTGGCGACTGGATGCCTTTGGAACATTCTTTCGAGTTTGATCCATTTTATCTAACCGAAGTTGCTACCTGGAAAAACATTACTGACAAAACAAAAAAAGCCAGGCGACCATCTAACCCGGCAAAAAGCACCCATTTGTGGAAGGGCCCTATATCTACCAAGTTATCTGTAGGCGAACATAGCATAGAGGTAAAAGCTACCGACATGTTTAACCGTTCGTTTACACAAAAAAGCAAGTACACAATTGAGTAA
- a CDS encoding heparin lyase I family protein, whose amino-acid sequence MNNLKSLSLAMACACSLLYSCTKENSAESPETMKKTSTQAQTPSGTVGILSVLFNGDASNGSSNVWKDINIEGTGTVTTVNDETSTLCWKFLKPSGSHRTEGHGAKNYEAQDGDEIYIGWTSKIYMPTSLKTEAIFQWKSYPTAGSLQNHPLMLRTKSGNLELQHFDDNHVATVPWSTTLSTNTWLKFVIRMKVSRNPAVGYIEFWYNGVKQTLSNGSQRLYCRTLDVDYCDPKWGIYGGDESQATHFVKKIRIANTYADAAQ is encoded by the coding sequence ATGAACAATTTAAAATCACTAAGTCTGGCGATGGCCTGTGCCTGTTCGCTACTGTACAGCTGTACAAAAGAAAACAGTGCAGAAAGCCCTGAAACGATGAAAAAAACGTCGACACAAGCACAAACACCATCGGGCACTGTAGGCATCCTCTCTGTTCTTTTTAACGGCGATGCATCTAACGGCTCCTCAAATGTCTGGAAGGACATCAACATTGAAGGAACCGGAACCGTAACTACTGTAAATGATGAAACCAGTACCCTATGCTGGAAATTCCTGAAACCCTCCGGCAGTCACCGTACCGAAGGGCACGGAGCCAAAAACTATGAGGCACAGGACGGCGACGAGATTTATATTGGTTGGACCAGCAAAATCTATATGCCTACGAGCCTAAAAACGGAAGCCATATTTCAATGGAAATCGTATCCTACAGCAGGCTCATTACAAAATCATCCATTAATGCTTCGCACCAAATCGGGGAATTTAGAGCTACAACACTTTGATGACAACCACGTAGCTACCGTCCCATGGTCAACAACACTTTCAACCAATACATGGCTTAAATTTGTCATCCGGATGAAGGTCTCCAGAAACCCTGCGGTTGGTTACATCGAATTCTGGTATAATGGTGTTAAACAAACGCTTAGCAATGGTAGTCAGCGTCTATATTGCAGAACATTGGACGTGGACTATTGCGATCCGAAATGGGGAATATATGGCGGTGATGAATCACAGGCAACACATTTTGTCAAGAAAATCAGAATTGCCAATACCTATGCAGATGCAGCACAATAA
- a CDS encoding DEAD/DEAH box helicase — translation MENEINSPTHDYTLENFNVSALTISDILKHNKVGTDTEAKGFYELSPAEITIDFAVFIDTAVGVDHRLVTVTQTSDRAMLSCTCLSPIKGLCEHQAKLLYNIMNRQPLRLFFDKPLRYKKIKEFAADYGLENEQELDAHFQLSYVKGVVEISPKVRELFPVSKKTKQELKESLLPQKDLSLLAAGGLIKKDVKTIVVLGQHRYYGHLTISLFEGIASQDGKVKNPLKAIDPSDLLWITENVSEMRFLNGVLKFQNNYNAEASDSDLGALKALAHNPLGLDMYMHDSKISPNITANSIERIKLKILPIDLVLSVNEKGEFYEVSGKLMLEGEFIAMENLNIKHHYFIQLDKRFYLIDNPDFLRVIDFFKKHYDKMLIHKTRFDDFYENILSRLEEKVKINYAYLKPATKKQIEDKGYDLENEQIIYLSESEDFVLITPVMRYSNTEIPVLSQKQIIAKDKYGNTFTLRRNEEEELQFISDIVRQHPFFEEQQDEHTRLDCFYMHRKYFLDIDWFLDAFEAWRNKGITIMGFNKLNNNNLSQYKADISIKVISGIDWFETVAKVEYNGEAISLKHLHKSIRNKSKFIKLDDGTMGILPDEWIEKFSSYFNAGELTENHIRTDKINYNMIAELYDAHLLDEAVKDQLAIYRRKLSGPEQITPVKIPDALQAELRGYQQDGVNWLNFLDDFNFGACLADDMGLGKTIQIISFILTQREKSVHNTNLIVVPASLIFNWQAEVAKFAPSIKIRTVYGADRLKDIHEFDAYEIVLTSYGTLLADIRFLKAYRFNYVFLDESQNIKNPDSQRYKAVRMLQSRNKVVLTGTPIENNTFDLYGQLSFACPGLLGSKQQFKELYSVPIDQFKDSRRAKELQQRISPFILRRTKEQVAKELPDKTEMLIYCEMGAEQREVYEAAVQEIKDYIEGTTEDELKESSMYILQGMTRLRQICNSAELLKDDKFYGNASAKMDTLLEQIESKSANHKILVFSQFVGMLDLIRNELRERGIAHEYLTGQTRNRAAVVTSFQDNPEVRVFLISLKAGGVGLNLTRADYVYIVDPWWNPAVENQAIDRTYRIGQEKNVVAVRLICPDTIEEKIMKLQETKKDLVDDLIKTESSIYKNLSKKELLGLFK, via the coding sequence GTGGAGAACGAGATCAATAGCCCTACACATGATTATACTTTGGAGAATTTTAATGTTTCGGCATTAACCATATCAGATATTTTAAAGCACAATAAGGTTGGAACGGATACAGAAGCAAAGGGATTTTATGAGCTTTCACCTGCAGAAATTACCATAGATTTTGCTGTTTTTATAGACACGGCTGTTGGTGTCGATCATCGGTTGGTAACCGTTACACAGACTTCTGACCGGGCGATGTTGTCCTGCACCTGCCTATCGCCTATTAAAGGGCTATGTGAACATCAGGCAAAGTTGTTGTATAACATTATGAACCGGCAACCTTTGCGCTTGTTTTTTGATAAGCCGCTCAGGTATAAAAAAATAAAAGAGTTTGCAGCCGATTACGGGTTGGAAAATGAGCAGGAATTGGATGCGCATTTTCAGCTCAGTTATGTAAAAGGCGTGGTTGAGATCAGTCCGAAGGTGAGGGAATTGTTCCCCGTGAGCAAAAAAACAAAACAGGAACTTAAGGAATCGCTGTTGCCTCAAAAAGATCTTTCCTTACTTGCTGCTGGAGGGCTCATCAAAAAGGACGTTAAAACGATTGTGGTGCTTGGACAACATCGCTACTACGGTCATTTAACCATTTCATTGTTTGAAGGTATAGCCAGCCAGGACGGTAAAGTAAAGAATCCCCTAAAGGCAATTGACCCTTCCGATTTGCTCTGGATTACCGAAAATGTGAGCGAAATGAGATTCCTGAACGGGGTGCTGAAATTTCAAAATAACTATAATGCAGAAGCATCTGATTCCGATCTGGGTGCTTTGAAAGCCCTGGCCCACAATCCGCTGGGTTTGGATATGTATATGCACGACAGCAAAATCTCACCAAATATTACAGCCAATTCTATTGAACGTATTAAGCTGAAGATTTTACCTATTGACCTGGTATTGTCGGTAAATGAGAAGGGCGAATTTTACGAGGTGTCGGGCAAATTGATGCTGGAAGGTGAATTTATAGCCATGGAAAACCTGAATATTAAACACCATTATTTTATTCAGCTGGATAAGCGGTTTTACCTGATAGACAATCCGGATTTTTTAAGGGTGATCGATTTCTTTAAAAAGCATTACGATAAAATGCTGATCCATAAAACCAGGTTTGATGATTTTTACGAAAACATCCTTTCGAGGCTGGAGGAAAAGGTAAAGATCAATTATGCTTATCTGAAGCCTGCAACAAAAAAACAGATTGAAGATAAAGGCTATGATCTGGAAAATGAGCAGATTATTTACCTGTCCGAATCGGAAGATTTTGTCCTCATCACACCCGTAATGCGATACAGCAATACCGAAATTCCTGTGCTTTCGCAAAAGCAGATCATTGCCAAAGACAAATATGGTAACACTTTTACGCTGAGGCGGAACGAGGAGGAAGAATTGCAATTTATTTCTGATATTGTTAGGCAACATCCTTTTTTTGAGGAACAACAAGACGAGCATACCCGTCTAGACTGCTTTTACATGCACCGCAAGTATTTTCTGGATATCGACTGGTTTCTGGATGCCTTTGAGGCCTGGCGCAACAAAGGTATTACCATTATGGGCTTCAATAAATTGAATAATAATAATCTGAGCCAATATAAAGCTGATATATCCATCAAGGTCATTAGCGGAATAGACTGGTTTGAAACCGTTGCAAAAGTGGAATACAACGGTGAGGCTATCTCCTTAAAACACCTGCACAAGTCTATTCGTAACAAAAGTAAGTTTATCAAACTCGATGACGGAACGATGGGTATTTTGCCCGACGAATGGATAGAGAAATTCAGTAGTTATTTTAATGCAGGTGAATTGACTGAAAACCATATCCGCACTGATAAGATCAATTACAATATGATAGCCGAGCTGTATGACGCGCATTTATTGGATGAAGCGGTAAAAGATCAGCTGGCCATATACAGGCGCAAACTATCGGGGCCGGAACAGATTACCCCGGTAAAAATACCGGATGCTTTGCAAGCAGAACTACGGGGCTATCAGCAGGATGGTGTAAACTGGCTTAATTTTCTGGATGATTTTAATTTCGGAGCCTGTCTGGCTGATGACATGGGCCTCGGTAAAACCATACAGATCATTAGCTTTATCCTTACCCAAAGGGAAAAGTCGGTACACAATACCAATCTGATTGTGGTTCCGGCTTCGCTGATTTTTAACTGGCAGGCAGAGGTAGCCAAGTTTGCACCTTCTATTAAAATACGTACGGTATATGGTGCCGACCGGCTAAAGGATATTCACGAATTTGATGCGTACGAAATTGTGCTTACCTCATATGGTACTTTGCTGGCTGATATCCGGTTTTTAAAAGCCTATCGTTTTAACTATGTATTTCTGGATGAGTCGCAGAACATTAAGAACCCCGATTCTCAGCGTTACAAGGCGGTAAGGATGCTGCAGTCGCGCAATAAAGTTGTCCTGACTGGTACACCTATTGAGAACAATACTTTTGATTTATATGGTCAGTTGTCTTTTGCCTGTCCGGGTTTGCTGGGCAGCAAGCAACAGTTTAAAGAGTTGTATTCCGTGCCGATAGATCAGTTTAAAGACAGCCGGAGGGCAAAAGAACTACAGCAGCGGATTAGTCCTTTTATTTTGCGCCGGACTAAAGAACAAGTGGCCAAAGAACTGCCAGATAAAACAGAGATGCTGATTTATTGTGAAATGGGCGCCGAGCAAAGAGAAGTATATGAGGCCGCTGTGCAGGAAATTAAAGATTATATTGAAGGTACAACCGAAGATGAACTGAAAGAAAGCAGTATGTATATTTTGCAGGGAATGACGCGGCTGCGGCAGATCTGTAATTCTGCTGAATTGTTGAAAGACGATAAGTTTTATGGCAATGCCTCTGCAAAAATGGATACGCTGCTGGAGCAGATAGAAAGTAAATCGGCTAACCATAAGATTCTTGTTTTTTCGCAGTTTGTGGGCATGCTTGATCTGATCAGGAATGAACTAAGAGAACGGGGGATTGCTCATGAATACCTGACCGGGCAAACCAGGAATAGGGCTGCTGTGGTAACCTCTTTTCAGGATAACCCCGAGGTACGCGTGTTTTTGATTAGCTTAAAAGCAGGAGGGGTTGGACTGAATTTGACCCGTGCCGACTATGTGTATATTGTAGATCCATGGTGGAACCCGGCAGTTGAGAACCAGGCTATTGATCGTACCTATCGTATTGGGCAGGAGAAAAATGTGGTTGCGGTAAGATTAATTTGTCCGGATACCATTGAAGAAAAGATCATGAAACTGCAGGAAACGAAGAAAGATCTGGTAGATGACCTGATTAAAACCGAGAGCTCGATTTATAAGAACCTTTCAAAAAAGGAATTGCTTGGTTTGTTTAAATAA
- a CDS encoding transmembrane 220 family protein, producing MLLSILNSIFCVAFILFAYVNLNDSDSWLWVPIYMVASICCGFAIFNYLYPTIYLVAISFYLIYAVVLFFAKDGVRDWITRYKSPSLVESMQATKPYIEKTREFFGLLIISGALAINYFVAVN from the coding sequence ATGCTACTGAGTATTTTAAACTCCATTTTTTGCGTTGCTTTTATTTTATTTGCTTACGTAAACCTAAACGATAGCGATTCGTGGCTTTGGGTGCCCATATATATGGTGGCCTCCATTTGTTGTGGATTTGCCATATTTAATTATTTATATCCCACCATATATCTGGTTGCCATATCTTTCTATCTGATTTATGCTGTTGTTTTATTTTTTGCCAAAGACGGTGTCCGTGATTGGATTACGCGATATAAAAGTCCGAGTTTGGTAGAGAGTATGCAGGCCACCAAACCTTACATCGAAAAAACCAGAGAGTTTTTTGGTCTGCTCATTATTAGCGGGGCGCTTGCCATTAATTATTTTGTTGCTGTTAACTAG